ACGTGTTGCCGCCGCGGTGGTTGAGCGTGGTGGCATGCGCGCTACGCCAGCGGTACCCGACCTTGAGCGCGTGGTCACCGCCCCCAAAATCGGGGAGGAAGTAATTGCTCAGCACGTCGACGCTGTTGGTTGGCCGCATGAACACGAACTGCTGGTACGATCGGCCCCAGCGCCCTGTCGAGATCTCGAAGGTCGGCTGCACGTCAGCCAGACTATCCTCGTGAAAGTCGAGCACGAAGTTGTTGCCGAGGTGCGCCCACTGCACGTCGACGAGCCAGCGATCGCTGAACACGTGCTGATCACTCGCCTTCCAGAATGGCGAGGGCCCCGTCAGCCATCCAAACGTGCCGAACTCATCGGCCACAGCTTTCTGTCGGAACGTCGTTTCAATGGGACGCGTATCGGAGGCGTCGCGCGCACTGCGGACTTTCTCGGCCCACGTGTTCTGGAACGTGATCCGGTTGCCCTCAAAGGGCGCCACCTGCAGCTTCCAGTTGTAGTTATTGAGGTTGGTCTCGTCGGTCTCGAGGCAATCCCGGAGCCCTTCGGTGTCGGTTGGCGGCGTCGGCCGGCACGTGGGCGTGTCCTTGTAAAAGCCCACGACGCCAGTCTTGATATCCTGCGTGCCGTAGCTGCCCCAGAGCCAGGCCCGACCGCGCTTGATGGGGCCACCCACCTCGAATCCGTAGTCCTTGATGTTCTGAATGGGCGCGCCGGAGCCAGCGCCGGCGGCTCGAATCTCGTCGTTGATGTTGTCCGCTTCGAACTGCTCGTCGGTAATGTAATAGCGACCCGAGCCTCGAAACTGGTCGGTCCCGCTGCGTGTGACCAGGTTGATGCCGACGCCCCCGGTCTGCTGCGTGACATCGGCGCCGCCCGTCCGCACTTGCATCTCTTCGAGCATGTCGAAGTCGTAATAGATCGGTGATGCGCCCGTGGCCGACATATCGGTGATGTCGACGCCGTCGACGGACCACTTGTTGTTGCCGGTGCTCGAACCGCGCGAGATGTACATAGACTGCTGTCCCGACTGGCTGCCGCCGACGTTCGCGCGATCCATGGTGATGCCGGGCGCACGCTCCAGCATCACCCACGGATCGCGCGCCGAGGGAAGACTCTGCAGCGTCTCGAGGTCGAAGGTGGATTTGGTGCCCGTCTCCTTCGTGTCGATGATTGGGCTCTCCCCCGTCACCGTCACGCTCTCCTCAACCGATGACAGCTCGAGCTGCCCGTTGACTTGGGCGTTGAAGCCAATCGTGATTCGAACGTCCTGCTGCACGCGGGTCCGAAAGCCCGTGAGCTCGAACGTGACCGAGTACGTGCCGACCGGGAGCTCCGGCACGCGATAGCTACCGGTCGCAGACGCGATCACGGCACGAGGCTGGAGCAGGGTGGCACCTGCCACGGTCACGGTGACGCCGGGTAGAACGGCGCCGGAATCATCCGTAACGCGTCCGAAGATCTCGCCCGTCTGCTGTTGGGCGCTGCCCGGGCTGGCGTAGAGGCACACACAGAGAGTGGCGGCGCTGAGCGCGCGTTTCATGGTCATCCGTCCTCCTGTCACACCGGCCTGGAGCCGGCGAAAAGTTGCCCCGAGCGGGGCGCTACATCGAGGGGAAGAAAAGCGCGGCGGCGCACGCTGGCGAACCGGACCGCAATCCCGTTCACGCCAGCAGGTTGCCAGGGACAACAGATCCAGTCACGGCCAATCGTGCCGCCGAGAGCTGTTGCTGAGATAAAGCATATACAAGTTTGACGCCCGCGAAAAGTCAGCCATGGCGCTTACGAAATTGAGAAGAACCACGCGCCACGTCATCCGTTCGTCGTGTGGTTTCACGGTATACTCGCTTCTGTCGTCTCGGTGTGTTTCCGTATCTCGCCCGCCTGTGTCCCCTCCGATTCGCTTGCGACGGCGCGTTCGGCGAACGCGCCCTACCAGGAACAGCCGGTAGGACGCCTCGCCGAGGCGTCCCTACCACGCCTCGCCGAGGGAGGCGTCCATCAGGAGGAACGTAAATGCCGCCAATGTTTGCTCTCGTGCTGTGGTTAACCACGGCTCTGGCGTCGGCAACCATCGCCACGCCGGCCGACGAGCCGGACTGGCCTCAGTGGCGTGGGCCAGATCGCACTGGCCTCTCGGAAGAGACCGGGCTGTTGACATCCTGGCCCGATGGCGGTCCGAAGGTGGCTTGGTCCGTGGATGGCCTGGGAGCCGGTTATGGCTCCGTTGCCATCCAAGATGATCGGATCTTTCTCCAGGGGACGGATGGGAAGAACAGTGTCGTCTTCGCGCTGAATCGAGCCGACGGCACGCAGATCTGGATGACCGCGCTCGGTCCGACGTTGGAGCAAGACCGTGGTCCGGGACCTCGCGGCACACCGACGGCGGACGGTCAACAGCTCTATGTGTTGACCGAGGCCGGCGACCTCGCGTGCATGAGCGTGAAGGACGGGACGATCATCTGGCAGCGCAACATTCTGAAGGACTTCGGCGGCGAGAATCCCAACTGGCACATCAGCGAGTCTCCCCTCATCGACGGCAACCACGTCATCGTCACGCCCGGCGGCGAGGGTGCGGGCATCGTGGCGCTCGACAAGGGTACCGGGAAGACCGTGTGGACCACGAAGGAGCTCAGCGATCCTGCTGGATACTCATCGTGCCTGGTTGCTGAGGTGCAGGGCGTGCGCACCATCATGGGCTTTACGAGCCGCGCCGGCGTGGGCGTTCGTGCCTCCGACGGTAAGCTGATGTGGCGCTACGAGCCAGTGAGCAATCGTGTCGCGAACATCGCCACACCAATCATCCACGACGACAAGGTCTTCTACACCTCTGCCTACGATACCGGTGGTGCGCTGCTCGGTTTGAAGGCCGAGAACGGTGAAGTTCGTGCCGAAGAGGTCTATTTCAGCCGCGACATGCAGAATCATCACGGCGGGGTCGTGCTCGTAGATGGGTACCTCTACGGCTTCTCGAACATGATTCTCACCAGCATGGAGTTCGCGACCGGCAAGACCATGTGGCGGGATCGCAGTGTCGGCAAGGGTACGCTCACCTATGCGGATGGCCATCTCTACCTATTCGGCGAGAACAATGTCGTTGGCCTGGCCGAAGCCACGCCCAAGGGCTACAACGAGAAAGGCCGCTTCGAAGTTGCCGACCAGGGCCTCCCGAGCTGGTCGCACCCGGTCGTGGTCGGCGGGAAGCTCTACATCCGTAACCAGGGAACGCTGGCCGCCTACGAGATCAAGGCCGGTTCGTGAGAAAGTGGCTGTGCCCTGCGAGCCACAATTGCGTCGCTTGCTTTCTCGAAGAAACAAGAATGGCCGACCGGCTCGGGTGATGGAGCAATTAGCAGAATCGATTTGACTCGTCTCCTCCGCAACCCTAACGTCGTCTTCCGGGGGAGACCATGCGGATCAGTCGAGCCAGCGGCATCGCGCTCACAACCATCGTCCTCGCGGCGAGCGTCGCCGCGGCGCAGGTGGACACCGGTCGGATCGTGGGGACAGTCACAGACGATTCCGGCGCGGTCATGCCGGGCGTCACCGTCGTGCTCAGCGGTGACGCGTTGATTGGCGGTGCGCGTACACAGGTGACGGACGCGCCGGGACAGTACCGGTTCGAACGCCTACCACCCGGCACGTACCGGCTGACGTTCGAGCTCGCAGGCTTCAAGAGCGTCGAGCGCACCGACGTGCGCGTGAACGCGGCGTTCACGGCCACGGTCGACGTCCAGCTCGAGGTTGGCGCCCTCGAGGAAACGGTCACCGTTGCGGGGAGGTCGCCAACGGTCGATACCAAGTCGAACGTTCACCAGACGGTGATGAGCCAGGAGCTGCTCGAGGGCATTCCCACCGGCCGCGACCCATGGTCGCTCGCGAAGATCATTCCCGGCGTTCAGATCTCCACCTACGACGTCGGCGGCACACAGTCGTACCAGCAGAGCGCCATGTCGGCTCACGGCTCGCAGGATGCCGACAAGACGTTCTCCATCGACGGCATGACAATCAACTGGCCCGGCGGCAACGGCGGCGGGACGATGCTTTATTACGACCAAGGCATGTTCGAGGAGGTGAACTACCAAACCTCGGCCATTCCCGCCGAGGTTGCCGTCGGCGGCATCTACATGAACATGGTCACGAAGACCGCCGGTAACAGTTGGCGGGGAGACCTCCGTTATTCGTACGGGAACGACAGCCTGCAGAGCGACAACAGCGGCGCCGAGGAGCTGCAGCGGTTCGACTTTGCCGGCGGAAACCCCATCCAGGTCGCCTACGATGTGAACGCCTCCGGTGGAGGTGCACTCATCACCGACAAGCTGTGGGTCAACGGATCCTACCGCAAGTGGGTCGTCAACAAGGACAACTTGATTGCGCGCAATCCTGACGGCTCGCCGACCCTCGACGACAACGATCTGGAGAACTACGCGATCAAGGGCCAATGGCAGATGCACCGCGACCACCGCGTGTCGGTCGGCTACAACTGGAATGACAAGATTCGTGGTCATCGGCGTGACCCGCCGCCGAACTTCGTGGAGGATCGTGCCTCGCTGCGTCAGACGAATCCGGGCTCCACGACACAGGTGAAATACACCGGCGTCTTCGACAACCTCGTGCTCGAATCGAGCGGCGGCGGCATGTTCGGCAGGACGAACTATTTCTATCAACCTGCCACGGCGGCCACGGACATCCGTATCGAAGACACCGTCCGCAGCACAGGGGCGGTTGCCGCGCCCCGACACGAAGAGCTTCCCAACGCGCCGCGCGTCGTCCGTGTCGGCTTCGCCCTGACGTTTTGACTCCCGGGCGCCGCGCTGTTCCCTTTGCGCTTCGACAAGAGTGTGGGTATGATGTCTCTGAGAAAAGCAACGAGGCGCAGATGGCCGACCAACGTATCGATCTTCCGCAAGGCACCTTGGATCTCCTGATTCTCAGGACCCTCGTTCTTGGTCCACGCCACGGCTGGGCGATTTCCGAGCGGATTCGACAAGTGTCGAGCGCGGTTTTGAGCGTTCAGCAGGGATCGCTCTACCCCGCGCTGCACCGGCTCGAGCGCCGCGCGTGGATCAAGGCTCGCTGGGGCACGTCCGACAACAATCGTCGAGCGAAGTACTACGAGTTGACGCGAGCCGGCCGCAAACAGCTCGAGACGGAGGCCGACGCCTGGCGCAAGTTGACGGCTGCCGTGGCGCATGTCTTGGAGGCGGGCTGACCGTTTGCCTTCCTGGATCGCTTCTACCCTGCGAGAATGGAGCCATGCACAGTGGGCCCATGCCTTCTGCCGATCCAGCCGCGGAGTACACGCACCGTCTCGACGCGCGTCGCGTTGCCCTGACTTTGCAAGAGAAGCGGCACATCACGGTCGGTAACTACAGACTGCTCATCGTCGTCATCGGCGTAGCAATGGCCATCGCCGCCTTTGCGGCGGACGCCTTCTCCGGCTGGTGGCTGGTCGTTCCAGCGGTGCTGGTGTGGTGGCTCGGCGGGCGATTGCAGCGGGCCGAGACGGAGCGCGCCAAGCTCGCCCGTGCCGTGACGTTCTACGACCGGGGGCTGGCGCGCATCGACGGCCGCTGGGCGGGCACGGGCGAGAGCGGTGCTCGCTTTCTCGACGAGCATCATCCTTACACGCTGGACCTGGACATCTTCGGCGATGCATCCCTCTTCGAGCTCCTCTCGACGGCGCGGACCCGAATGGGCGAGGAAACATTGGCCGGATGGCTCCGCGGGCCGGCGCCGCCCGAGGAGGTTCGAGCACGCCAAGAGGCGATCGCAGAGCTCGGACCGCGACTCGACTTGCGCGAAGATATTGCGGTTGTCGGCGAGAGCGCGCGCGCCGGCGTGCATCCCGAGGCGCTGGCCGCGTGGGGCGAGCGGCCGCCGATCCTCACACGCTCTCCATTTCGCGCGGTCGCGTGGGTGGTCTCCGCTCTGGGAGCGCTCGTCGTCCTGACGCTGATTGCGTCGATTTTCGCGCCGGTCGAAACGCTCGACGAGCTGCCCGAGGATGTGGTGCCTACTGTACGCGCAGCCTCCTTGCTCATCGTCATGACCGTTATCGCGATCCTCTGGCGCTTCAAGAGACGGACCGACCGGATCATCTCCGAAGCCCAGGCGGCCGCGCAGGACCTCGAGCTGTTGGCAGGCGTGCTCGACAGGTTGGAAGCGGAGAGCTTCCGCGCGCCGCATTTGGCCCGGCTTCGCGCCGAGCTCGACATCGAAGGGGATCCGCCTTCGCGGCGCATTGCACAGCTTAACCGCCTGATGGACCTGCTCGATTCACGCCACAACATGATTGTTGCGCTCCTTGCACCGCTCGTGCTCTTCGATCTTCATCTCGCCTACGCTCTCGAGGATTGGCGGCAGACTTCGGGGCCGGCCATGCGACGCTGGCTGAACGCGGTTGGCGATATCGAGGCGCTCTCGTCGCTGGCGGCATACCGCTACGAGCACCCACAAGACGTGTTTCCAGAGCTCGTTCAGGAGTGGCCTTGCTTCGATGGCGAAGCAGTGAGCCACCCACTGCTGGCCGAGAAGGTGGCGGTTCCCAACGACGTGCACATCGGTGACCTCACGGGGCATCCGTCCGAGCTCGCCAAGAGCGCCCGCCAAGTGCTCGTCGTGTCCGGCTCCAACATGTCGGGTAAGAGCACATTGCTCCGGACCGTTGGTGTGAACGCGGTGTTGGCGCAAGCGGGCGCACCCGTGAGGGCGCGGCGACTGCAGCTATCCCCATTGAACGTCGGCGCGTCTATCCGGCTCCAGGATTCGCTTCAGGAAGGCACATCCCGTTTCTACGCGGAGATCACCAAGCTACGACAGATCATGGACACGGCCGGAAGCCGCCCGCCCGTGTTGTTCCTGATCGATGAGTTCCTCCACGGCACCAACTCACACGATCGCCGGATCGGTGCCGAGGCGATCGTCCGCGGCCTCGTGCGCCGCCACGCGATTGGACTCGTGACCACGCACGATTTGGCACTCGCGCATATCGCCGACGCTCTCGGAGCCCGGGGCGCCAACGTGCATTTCCAGGACCATTTGGAAGACGGCCGGATGCACTTCGACTACCGCCTGCGGGCAGGCGTGGTCGAAAAGAGCAATGCGATCGAGTTGATGAGATCCGTCGGACTAGAAGTGTAGCGCGTCGCGGACAGGCCACTAGCGCACGGTGATGCTCCCGCTGGCGGTTGAGAGCGCCAGGAGGCTTCCGCCACCTCGGACGGTGCCTTGAAGCGTCTTTCGGCCGACCGTGCCCTGGACGGTCAAGGGATGATCAACGGTGATGGAACCGGAGCTGGACCGAGCGTCGATGCGGAAAGCTGCCTCGTCTGGCACGTCGATTACGATGCTCCCGGAGGCGGCATGCATCTTCCAGTCGCCGCTCGGGTCGCCATCGACGCGGATTCCCCCACTGCTCGAGTTGACGTCCGCGGCGCCGTTGACGCCTGAGATGTCAACGGAGCCCGATCCGGTATGCGCCCTGACCGTGCCCTTGCCTTGAAGAGTGGCGACGATCCGCCCGCTCCCGGTCGAGGCATCGAGATCGGTGCCGACGCCGCGCGCCTCGATGGAGCCGCTCCCGGTCGAAGCCTCCGCTGCCTGGCCGATTGCCTCGAGCGTCACGCTACCAGAGCCAGTGTCCGCGCGGACACTGCCGTCGACGTTCGAGACCCGCACGCTGCCGGAGCCCGTATGCGTACGCGCGTTCCGTTGCAGACCATCCACGGTGATGCTGCCCGAACCGCTGTGCGCCTCGACCTCGGTGTCGCCCGGCACCAGGACGTCATAGCTGATGGAGAGCCGCCTCCTGATCCGCTCGTCTTCGGGTAACGCCAGTCGAATGCGGTTCCCATTTTGTGTAATGGGCGGCTGCGCCTCGACGTGACGGATGTAGCCCTCGACGTCACCAAATTCGAGCCACCGCCTGCGTGCACGGATGGTTCCGGTCACCTGGACGACACCAGTGCCACCGCGCCGCACCGTAATACCGCCGGACGCGGTCCGCACTTCCAGCGATACGGGCCCCGACACGGAAAGCGTCCGCTCGAAACGTCCCTCCTGAGCCGATGCCGGCGCCGCCCAAACCGCGATGGCGGAGGCAATTACAACGAGCCGTACGCTCGATCGCACAATCATAGCGGTCCCTCCTTGTCGTGGCTTAGACGGGACACTGCGGCGAAGGGTTCATTTCGGGAAACAGGGAACAGGAATCAGGAAACGGGATCAGGACCAGGAACCAGGCTTGCCTAGCCGTAGCTCGCCGGAGGCGAGCGAAGGCTGGAGGCGAGCGAAGGCTGGCGAGCGAAGGCTGGAGACGACCGCAACGAGGTTCTACAACGCAGCGAGCTGCTCGTCCAGGGCGGCAATCAGCTTTTCGAGCATTGTGCGGTGCGCAGGAACGGTCGCGACTTGAAGGTCCGCCACGGCCCGCGTGCGTGCGAGCTCGAGCGTCCGACGCCGAGGATCTTCCGGCGCGGCTGATGGTTTCCCGCGTGCGGCATCGTCCTGTTGCGCCTCAACCGACTTGCTCTCCCATCCTCGTGCCATGTGTTCCCCTGGAGTACGCGACCGACCGGGCCGGTGACCTCATGCGCTTCGAGGGGAAGGAGCTCCGGCCTCGAGCTGTTCTTGAATCCAGACTGTGGCTTCGGGACGTTTTCCAACCGCCCGTCAATAGCTAGGATGCCGCTCGGCGGAAGCTGCAAGCGATTGTCGCGGCGGCCAAGGCGCTGCGCGCAGATTTCCACGGCTCGGCCCAACCGGGAGGGAGCGGACGAATCGAGCAGGAGTCGGGCCGGTGAAGAGGGGCATCTCGCGACGCCACCCCTTCACTGCCTCGTGCGTTCTCTACCAGCGCGGTTCGGAGCGCCGGCGGCTGCCGCCGCCTCCGCCGAACCCGCCCGAGCCCTGCGGCTTCGGACGTGCCTCATTGACCGTGAGATTCCGGCCACCCAGCTCATGGTTGTCGAGCTGACTGATGGCGTTCTGAGCCTCTTCCTCCGTGGTCATTTCGACGAAGGCGAAGCCGCGCGCACGGCCGGTGGCCATGTCGCGCATGACGCTGACCGATTCGACGGTGCCAACGGTCCCAAACAGGGCATGGAGATCTTGTTCGCCCGTGTCATAGGGCAGGTTGCCGACGTACAGTTTTCGAGCCATAGTATCCTCATTCTCGCCTCGCACCGCGAGGCCTGCTACTACCAACGGTGTCCTGATCCGACTCGGATCGCAGATGGATTCGGCCGCGTGCTGAGCGACCACGTGTGTGCGGGAAGAAGCGAGTCAGAGTGGGCTCGATTCGACGCTTGACGCGGGAGCAAACAGATGGCTGTCTTCCATCGAACACTACTACTGTAGCACGGTTTGGGGGCTGGTGCTCCGCGAATGGCAGGGCGCAGGCGCTGGTCCTCTTCAGTTGCTCACGCGCGGTCGGCCTCGCGAAGCTTCCTCCCGGGAACGGCAGCTCGCTGACACACCCACGGATTCGCCTGATTTCTAGCGGACCGCGGCCCTGGCCACGCTCCTCGCCCTTCGACTCCGCTCACTCTTCGACTCCGCTCAGGGCGACGCTCGCTCGAGAGCCCCTAAACTTGACGCAGTG
The Luteitalea sp. genome window above contains:
- a CDS encoding TonB-dependent receptor — translated: MTMKRALSAATLCVCLYASPGSAQQQTGEIFGRVTDDSGAVLPGVTVTVAGATLLQPRAVIASATGSYRVPELPVGTYSVTFELTGFRTRVQQDVRITIGFNAQVNGQLELSSVEESVTVTGESPIIDTKETGTKSTFDLETLQSLPSARDPWVMLERAPGITMDRANVGGSQSGQQSMYISRGSSTGNNKWSVDGVDITDMSATGASPIYYDFDMLEEMQVRTGGADVTQQTGGVGINLVTRSGTDQFRGSGRYYITDEQFEADNINDEIRAAGAGSGAPIQNIKDYGFEVGGPIKRGRAWLWGSYGTQDIKTGVVGFYKDTPTCRPTPPTDTEGLRDCLETDETNLNNYNWKLQVAPFEGNRITFQNTWAEKVRSARDASDTRPIETTFRQKAVADEFGTFGWLTGPSPFWKASDQHVFSDRWLVDVQWAHLGNNFVLDFHEDSLADVQPTFEISTGRWGRSYQQFVFMRPTNSVDVLSNYFLPDFGGGDHALKVGYRWRSAHATTLNHRGGNTYARFDNGVPHSAQLYRDQNTVSHLDTHGFYAQDTFTRNRLTVNVGVRWDRQDDLAAASTVPAHPFAPDVLPAISFPGADAGVVWNDISPRVGMTYDVVGDGRSIVSASYAAYFGQMAPGQLSNDLAATGALFVRYPWDDLNGDQFVQANEIDYTEVLSRSSAYDPENPGNFLSPGAVDPDIKNDRTRELIVGFDRQLGGSLAVGASYIWRKYDRFNWEDTAGLTSDDYVPVSFTPTDCPAGARCEPVTYFEPTFEIPSAFITTNIPDRWRDYNGFELTLEKRYSDRWAAGASYAYNDAVDTWDSPAAYEDPTCREGLCPGSQAYAPEAGGSGIDNVYVNAKWLVKVSGRYTLPYDINIAGFYNARQGYPFPQAIRSPSRENQAGEEDVLLERKGEVRLDALQTVDVRIDKTFRFGVATLRPSMDIFNLGNVNTILARRPLQAASNANDISGIVAPRVVRFGLSIQW
- a CDS encoding PQQ-binding-like beta-propeller repeat protein translates to MPPMFALVLWLTTALASATIATPADEPDWPQWRGPDRTGLSEETGLLTSWPDGGPKVAWSVDGLGAGYGSVAIQDDRIFLQGTDGKNSVVFALNRADGTQIWMTALGPTLEQDRGPGPRGTPTADGQQLYVLTEAGDLACMSVKDGTIIWQRNILKDFGGENPNWHISESPLIDGNHVIVTPGGEGAGIVALDKGTGKTVWTTKELSDPAGYSSCLVAEVQGVRTIMGFTSRAGVGVRASDGKLMWRYEPVSNRVANIATPIIHDDKVFYTSAYDTGGALLGLKAENGEVRAEEVYFSRDMQNHHGGVVLVDGYLYGFSNMILTSMEFATGKTMWRDRSVGKGTLTYADGHLYLFGENNVVGLAEATPKGYNEKGRFEVADQGLPSWSHPVVVGGKLYIRNQGTLAAYEIKAGS
- a CDS encoding PadR family transcriptional regulator, with product MADQRIDLPQGTLDLLILRTLVLGPRHGWAISERIRQVSSAVLSVQQGSLYPALHRLERRAWIKARWGTSDNNRRAKYYELTRAGRKQLETEADAWRKLTAAVAHVLEAG
- a CDS encoding DNA mismatch repair protein MutS: MPSADPAAEYTHRLDARRVALTLQEKRHITVGNYRLLIVVIGVAMAIAAFAADAFSGWWLVVPAVLVWWLGGRLQRAETERAKLARAVTFYDRGLARIDGRWAGTGESGARFLDEHHPYTLDLDIFGDASLFELLSTARTRMGEETLAGWLRGPAPPEEVRARQEAIAELGPRLDLREDIAVVGESARAGVHPEALAAWGERPPILTRSPFRAVAWVVSALGALVVLTLIASIFAPVETLDELPEDVVPTVRAASLLIVMTVIAILWRFKRRTDRIISEAQAAAQDLELLAGVLDRLEAESFRAPHLARLRAELDIEGDPPSRRIAQLNRLMDLLDSRHNMIVALLAPLVLFDLHLAYALEDWRQTSGPAMRRWLNAVGDIEALSSLAAYRYEHPQDVFPELVQEWPCFDGEAVSHPLLAEKVAVPNDVHIGDLTGHPSELAKSARQVLVVSGSNMSGKSTLLRTVGVNAVLAQAGAPVRARRLQLSPLNVGASIRLQDSLQEGTSRFYAEITKLRQIMDTAGSRPPVLFLIDEFLHGTNSHDRRIGAEAIVRGLVRRHAIGLVTTHDLALAHIADALGARGANVHFQDHLEDGRMHFDYRLRAGVVEKSNAIELMRSVGLEV
- a CDS encoding DUF4097 family beta strand repeat protein — protein: MIVRSSVRLVVIASAIAVWAAPASAQEGRFERTLSVSGPVSLEVRTASGGITVRRGGTGVVQVTGTIRARRRWLEFGDVEGYIRHVEAQPPITQNGNRIRLALPEDERIRRRLSISYDVLVPGDTEVEAHSGSGSITVDGLQRNARTHTGSGSVRVSNVDGSVRADTGSGSVTLEAIGQAAEASTGSGSIEARGVGTDLDASTGSGRIVATLQGKGTVRAHTGSGSVDISGVNGAADVNSSSGGIRVDGDPSGDWKMHAASGSIVIDVPDEAAFRIDARSSSGSITVDHPLTVQGTVGRKTLQGTVRGGGSLLALSTASGSITVR
- a CDS encoding RNA-binding protein, which encodes MARKLYVGNLPYDTGEQDLHALFGTVGTVESVSVMRDMATGRARGFAFVEMTTEEEAQNAISQLDNHELGGRNLTVNEARPKPQGSGGFGGGGGSRRRSEPRW